The proteins below come from a single Alnus glutinosa chromosome 9, dhAlnGlut1.1, whole genome shotgun sequence genomic window:
- the LOC133878665 gene encoding 18.5 kDa class I heat shock protein-like, giving the protein MSIIPRFFGGRQSSVFDPFKDFPFPTYPEFSRENSAFVNTRIDWKETPEAHVFKADLPGLKKEEVKVEIEDDRVLQISGERNVEKEDKNDMWHRVERSSGKFMRRFRLPENVKMEEVKASMENGVLTVTVPKEEVKNKKPDVKAIEISG; this is encoded by the coding sequence ATGTCGATCATACCAAGATTTTTCGGTGGCCGACAAAGCAGTGTCTTCGACCCCTTCAAGGATTTTCCCTTCCCCACTTATCCTGAATTTTCTCGGGAAAATTCTGCGTTTGTGAACACCAGAATCGACTGGAAGGAGACCCCAGAAGCCCACGTGTTCAAGGCCGATCTTCCGGGGCTGAAGAAGGAGGAGGTGAAGGTTGAGATCGAAGATGACAGAGTGCTCCAGATCAGCGGAGAGAGGAATGTGGAGAAGGAAGACAAGAACGACATGTGGCATAGGGTGGAGCGTAGCAGCGGCAAGTTCATGAGGAGGTTCAGGCTGCCGGAAAATGTGAAGATGGAGGAGGTGAAGGCGTCCATGGAGAATGGGGTTCTTACAGTCACTGTTCCAAAGGAGGAGGTCAAGAACAAGAAGCCTGATGTTAAAGCAATTGAAATTTCTGGTTGA
- the LOC133878633 gene encoding UDP-glycosyltransferase 76E2-like: MEKEGKRRLRVVLVPGPFQGHITPMLQLGSILHSNGFSITVVHAQYNSPEPSSHPEFSFLPLPDTSSAVLTGELIAFVLQLNTNCKARFQECLAEEMRQQGPDDGIACIIHDELMYFSEAAAKDLTLPSIVLRTNSAANFLARHALLQLKEEDHIPFPEFRSQDPVPELYPLRFKDLPILGNLDKYLQLLSKASNIGTSSAIIYNTIDCLENSSLGKIQQQYHQVPIFPIGPMHRIASASSSSLLKEDTGCMVWLDKQSYNSVIYVSLGSLAFMDVKELVEMGWGLANSQQPFLWVVRPGSIRGTEWIEILPKSLKENIRMRGYIVKWAPQKEVLAHSAVGGFLSHCGWNSTLESICEGIPMICKPCFGDQGVNARYVSHIWRIGLELESNLERSEIERAVRRLMVDEEGKEMRKRGKNLKEKVEICTRDGGSSNNSLNKLIKIIMSF, encoded by the exons ATGGAAAAGGAAGGAAAGAGACGGCTCCGGGTGGTGCTTGTACCGGGGCCGTTCCAAGGCCACATAACCCCAATGCTTCAGTTGGGCAGCATCCTGCACTCCAATGGCTTCTCCATCACTGTCGTTCACGCCCAATACAATTCCCCTGAACCTTCAAGCCACCCTGAATTCAGCTTTCTTCCCTTGCCAGATACCTCATCGGCAGTCTTAACCGGCGAGCTCATAGCTTTTGTTTTGCAGCTTAATACCAATTGTAAAGCTCGCTTCCAGGAATGCTTGGCTGAAGAGATGAGGCAACAGGGCCCGGACGATGGAATCGCCTGCATCATCCACGATGAGCTCATGTACTTTTCCGAAGCAGCGGCAAAAGATCTGACGCTTCCAAGCATCGTCTTACGCACCAATAGTGCTGCCAATTTTCTTGCTCGTCATGCCCTTTTACAACTCAAGGAAGAAGACCACATTCCCTTTCCAG AGTTTCGATCACAAGATCCAGTTCCGGAGCTTTATCCACTAAGGTTCAAGGATTTGCCTATTTTGGGAAATTTAGATAAGTATTTGCAACTATTAAGTAAAGCTTCCAACATTGGAACATCTTCAGCTATCATTTACAATACAATTGATTGCCTTGAAAATTCATCACTCGGAAAAATTCAACAGCAATATCATCAAGTTCCAATCTTCCCGATAGGCCCTATGCATAGGATTGCCTCGGCCTCCTCTAGTAGCTTATTGAAAGAGGACACTGGCTGCATGGTATGGCTTGATAAGCAGAGTTATAACTCAGTCATTTATGTAAGTTTGGGAAGCCTAGCATTCATGGACGTCAAAGAGCTTGTTGAGATGGGTTGGGGGCTAGCGAACAGCCAGCAACCTTTCTTGTGGGTGGTTCGGCCAGGCTCAATTCGTGGTACTGAATGGATTGAGATACTGCCCAaaagtttaaaagaaaatattagaaTGAGAGGTTACATTGTGAAATGGGCACCTCAAAAAGAAGTTCTAGCGCATAGTGCAGTGGGAGGGTTTTTGAGCCATTGTGGATGGAATTCAACGCTTGAAAGTATTTGTGAAGGAAttccaatgatatgcaaaccatgtTTCGGTGACCAAGGAGTGAATGCAAGATATGTGAGCCATATATGGAGAATAGGTCTAGAATTAGAAAGTAATTTGGAGAGAAGTGAGATAGAGAGAGCTGTAAGAAGACTTATGGTGGATGAAGAAGGGAAAGAAATGCGAAAGAGAggcaaaaatttgaaagaaaaagttGAAATTTGCACTAGAGATGGTGGTTCTTCCAACAATTCCTTGAACAAGCTAATAAAGATTATCATGTCATTTTGA